A segment of the Syntrophorhabdus sp. genome:
TTTTGTCCGCTAGATGTATACCCGTTTGATCCTTCTCGATATCTTGCAGAGTATTTCGTAGGGGATGGTTCCGGCCAGTTCGGCCATTTCGTTGGCGGAAATGCGTGTTCCGCCGATGCCGCCTTCGCCGAGGAGGA
Coding sequences within it:
- a CDS encoding alanine racemase — encoded protein: LLGEGGIGGTRISANEMAELAGTIPYEILCKISRRIKRVYI